From one Coffea eugenioides isolate CCC68of chromosome 11, Ceug_1.0, whole genome shotgun sequence genomic stretch:
- the LOC113752025 gene encoding tropinone reductase-like 1, translating into MSSNPRVASSSKRLDGKVAIITGGASGIGAAAARLFHSNGAKVVVADIQDNLGQAIANELGKNACYIHCDVSQEDQIIDLIDTTIAKYGQLDIMYNNAGITEGSKIAILETSKSELDRVIGVNLVGSFLGAKHAARVMIPRRRGCVLFTASASVNIAGLGPHAYAVTKHAIAGLAKNLSAELGQHGIRVNCVSPYAVMTGIAGGNYSEEYIGQMQMFVNAVANLKGKTLTADDVAQAALYLASDEAGYVSGLNLVVDGGFSVVNPSMMTAAAQAKLHQK; encoded by the exons ATGAGCTCTAACCCTAGAGTTGCTTCCTCCAGTAAAAG GCTAGATGGTAAGGTGGCAATTATCACCGGAGGTGCCAGCGGTATAGGAGCAGCTGCGGCTCGGCTCTTTCATAGCAATGGTGCTAAAGTTGTAGTAGCCGATATCCAAGACAATCTAGGCCAAGCAATTGCCAATGAGCTTGGCAAAAATGCATGCTACATTCACTGTGATGTATCACAAGAGGACCAAATTATTGATCTTATCGATACCACCATAGCCAAATACGGCCAACTTGACATCATGTACAACAATGCTGGAATCACTGAAGGGTCCAAAATTGCTATTCTGGAAACGTCAAAGTCAGAGTTGGACCGGGTTATTGGTGTAAATTTGGTGGGCTCATTTTTAGGAGCCAAGCATGCTGCAAGAGTCATGATACCCCGGCGCAGGGGATGCGTATTGTTCACAGCCAGCGCCTCCGTCAACATAGCTGGTCTTGGACCTCATGCCTATGCAGTCACTAAGCATGCAATTGCAGGTCTAGCTAAGAATTTGTCAGCTGAGCTTGGTCAACATGGTATACGAGTCAACTGTGTCTCCCCTTATGCCGTAATGACTGGCATAGCAGGAGGGAATTATTCTGAAGAGTATATTGGGCAAATGCAGATGTTTGTAAATGCAGTGGCTAATCTTAAAGGGAAGACTTTGACAGCAGATGATGTTGCTCAAGCTGCACTGTACTTGGCAAGCGATGAAGCTGGTTATGTAAGTGGACTGAATCTTGTAGTTGACGGAGGTTTCAGCGTTGTTAATCCTTCCATGATGACTGCTGCGGCTCAGGCCAAACTACATCAGAAATGA